TAACCAAGCGCTTCATATTGTTCGATGAATTGGATTGTATCTTCATCTCTCTTACTAAGTTTTTTACGATTTTCATTGACGATCAAAGTCATATGTCCAAACTTTGGCGCATCCCACCCGAATGCTTCGTAAATCATTAGCTGCTTAGGTGTGTTGGAAATGTGATCGTCCCCACGTAATACGTGACTGATTTTCATAAGATAGTCATCGATGACAACTGCAAAATTATAAGTAGGAATGCCATCCTTCTTTACGATCACCCAGTCGCCGATACCGTCTGATTCAAACGATACACGATCCTTAACGATATCCATGAAAGAATATTCTTTTCCTTTTGGCACAGCAAAACGAATACTAGGCTTTCGACCTTCACTTGCCAATCTTTCTTGTTCTTCTTCTGTTAAGTGACGGCACTTTCCAGAATACCTAGGCATTTCACTTCGTGCTTGTTGTGCTTCTCTCTCCTGCTCAAGCTCCTCTTCCGTGCAATAACACTTATACGCAAGCCCGCGATTGAGCAGTTCTTGATAATATTCATTGTATATTTCAAGACGTTCCATTTGTCGGTAAGGTCCATAGTCCCCTCCAACATCAACGCTTTCGTCCCAATCAATTCCTAGCCACTTTAAATAGTTCAGCTGGCTGTATTCTCCACCTTCAACATTTCTCTTTTGGTCTGTATCTTCAATTCGAATGACGAACGTACCATTTTGACTACGAGCAAATAGGTAATTAAATAGTGCTGCTCGTGCATTACCGATATGTAAATGACCCGTTGGACTTGGGGCATAGCGTACTCTTACTTGATCTGACATGAGTTCATCTCACCTTTCACGTTTTCTTTGTTGTTTATTTTACCATAGTGGAAATA
This window of the Pseudalkalibacillus berkeleyi genome carries:
- the gltX gene encoding glutamate--tRNA ligase; this encodes MSDQVRVRYAPSPTGHLHIGNARAALFNYLFARSQNGTFVIRIEDTDQKRNVEGGEYSQLNYLKWLGIDWDESVDVGGDYGPYRQMERLEIYNEYYQELLNRGLAYKCYCTEEELEQEREAQQARSEMPRYSGKCRHLTEEEQERLASEGRKPSIRFAVPKGKEYSFMDIVKDRVSFESDGIGDWVIVKKDGIPTYNFAVVIDDYLMKISHVLRGDDHISNTPKQLMIYEAFGWDAPKFGHMTLIVNENRKKLSKRDEDTIQFIEQYEALGYLPEALFNFIGLLGWSPKGEEELFSKEQFIEIFDADRLSKAPAVFDTKKLEWMNNQYIKEADFERVLELTVPHLEKAGRVFEDRSKEDDEWVKKLVSLYQEQLSHGAEIVPLTDLFFNKSVAYDEAAGEILSEEQVPEVLNGLMDQIRAMETFEPAEIKAAIKATQKETGHKGKKLFMPIRVAATGQSHGPELPDSLSLLGKDVVLSRLSEAVEQFGK